From the Microplitis mediator isolate UGA2020A chromosome 6, iyMicMedi2.1, whole genome shotgun sequence genome, one window contains:
- the LOC130669955 gene encoding carbonic anhydrase 2-like, with the protein MCRTLFKFPRDNNMKSIKKKFFFLICLIKSNAAWDYKDVDSWKDEYPKCGGQQQSPINLDEMIFDDIGETLKLQGYNIQPVKMTILNNGHSLDLTSEWDVLSGLPTVTAQGIKYELQMIHFHWGASDDSGSEHVYNDLKTPLEMHMVHYNPEFGDFDSKNGDAILVVGILFEIGEYSNALWKILENASKVQEPESAEVEIEPFPISDFFDENSFNYYISYTGSLTTPPCTEGVTWIVLSQTLQVSASQMKIFRSIKLNCGDDHNNRSPQPINDRKLGKMGCLTY; encoded by the exons ATGTGTAGaacgttatttaaatttccaagaGATAACAACATGaagtctataaaaaaaaaattttttttcttaatctgttTGATCAAATCAAATGCag CCTGGGACTATAAAGACGTTGATTCGTGGAAAGACGAATATCCAAAATGTGGTGGTCAGCAACAATCTCCAATTAATCTTGACGAAATGATATTCGATGATATAGGAGAAACATTAAAGCTTCAAGGCTATAATATTCAACCCGTAAAAATGACAATATTAAACAACGGACATTCGt TGGACTTGACATCAGAATGGGATGTTTTATCTGGCCTACCGACCGTCACAGCCCAAGGTATTAAATATGAACTTCAAATGATACATTTTCATTGGGGTGCGAGTGATGATAGTGGAAGTGAACACGTTTATAATGATTTAAa aaCACCATTGGAAATGCATATGGTTCATTACAATCCGGAATTTGGTGATTTCGATAGCAAAAATGGAGACGCAATCCTTGTCGTTGGAatattattc gAAATAGGAGAGTATTCAAATGCTTTGTGGAAAATATTAGAGAACGCTTCCAAAGTACAAGAGCCAGAATCTGCGGAAGTTGAAATAGAACCATTTCCAATTTCAGacttttttgatgaaaattcatttaattattatatttcttataCTGGATCTTTAACAACACCGCCATGCACTGAAGGTGTTACATGGATTGTATTGAGTCAAACATTGCAAGTTTCTGCCTCGCAG atgaaaatttttcgatccaTAAAATTAAACTGTGGTGATGATCACAATAATCGTTCTCCTCAACCAATCAATGATCGAAAACTGGGCAAAATGGGCTGTCTGACATATTAA
- the LOC130669954 gene encoding carbonic anhydrase 2-like — MNYTHYITLFYCLQDNDMNYKIKIIFFLFSLIGLIAAWDYKDVDSWKKEFPQCGGKQQSPINLDQIDLFDDTGEKLNFQSYHIRPVKMTLSNNGHTLELKPEWDDAYGPPTVTVQGIEYQLQSLHFHWGLSDDRGSEHIFVNDLRTSLEMHIVHHNPEFGDFDNKNGDAILVVGILFEIGKYSNALWEILDYAYAVQEPESASVEIEPFQISDFLDENSFDYYISYTGSLTTPPCTEGVTWIVLIPSIEVSTSQMEIFRSIKLNHEDDHNNRPVQPINDRTPGKIGFLIYEQSWFVNWNAWFFFLPEFK, encoded by the exons ATGAACTATACACATTATATTACGTTGTTTTACTGTTTACAAGACAACGacatgaattataaaataaaaataatttttttcttgttctctTTGATCGGTTTAATAGCAG CCTGGGACTATAAAGACGTGGACTCGTGGAAAAAAGAATTTCCACAGTGTGGCGGAAAACAACAATCTCCCATAAATCTTGATCAAATAGATCTATTCGATGATACAggagaaaaattaaacttcCAGAGTTATCATATTCGACCTGTGAAAATGACATTATCCAATAACGGACATACGT taGAATTGAAACCAGAATGGGATGACGCATACGGCCCACCCACTGTCACAGTACAAGGTATTGAATATCAACTTCAATCATTACATTTTCATTGGGGTCTGAGTGATGACAGAGGAAGTGAACACATTTTTGTTAATGATTTAAG AACATCACTGGAAATGCATATTGTTCATCACAATCCGGAATTCGGTGATTTCGATAACAAAAATGGAGATGCAATCCTTGTCGTTGGAatattattc gAAATAGGAAAATATTCGAATGCATTGTGGGAAATATTAGATTATGCTTACGCAGTTCAAGAGCCAGAATCTGCAAGTGTTGAAATAGAACCATTTCAAATTTCAGACTTTCTCGATGAAAATTcatttgattattatatttcttataCTGGATCTTTAACAACACCGCCATGCACTGAAGGTGTTACATGGATTGTATTAATTCCATCAATAGAAGTTTCTACCTCACAG ATGGAAATCTTTCGATCCATAAAATTAAACCATGAGGATGATCACAATAATCGTCCTGTTCAACCAATTAACGATCGAACGCCGGGAAAAATAGGTTTCTTGATCTATGAACAAAGCTGGTTTGTAAACTGGAATGCGTGGTTTTTTTTCCTACctgaattcaaataa